TGCAATATTTTTATTATATTTTTATTCTTCTTCATTTAAACGAACACCTTTACTTGGAAATATCATTGTTGCATTTTTATCGGGATTGAGTATTCTGTTAATACTATTTTTTGAACCGGCATTATATCGTTTGGCTCGTCCTGCCGATTATTTTATTGCAGGTATGGTTACAAAATACATTATCGGTATAAGCATTTTTGCCTTTACGCTTACTGTTGTGAGAGAAATTGTGAAAACAATGGAAGATGTAGAAGGAGACAAAAAAATGGGAGCCAAAACCATAGCTGTAAAATGGGGTATTTTGACATCGAAAATAGTAGCTGTGTTATTTCTCGTTTTTACTATCGCTGCATTATTATATATTTTATTGGAAGTGCTAAACCGCGACCATAAAATATATTTTTATTATCTGAATGCATTGAATTTATTTTTATTATTTATCGGTTTGAAAATAATTACCGCTAAAACTAAACTGCAATTTAATGCTGTAAGCACCATGGTAAAAATTTCCATGCTTATAGGAATTTGTTTAATGCCATTGTATTACTTTATAGAATTTTAACTCATGTCGATAAAATTAGCCTCAGGATCACCTCGTAGAAGTCAACTGTTGAAGGAAGCAGGTTTTGAATTCGAAATTCTGAAAATAGATGTTGATGAATCTTTTCCACAATCTATGCCGGTGAAAGATATCCCCTTATTTCTTGCACAAAAAAAGATGCAGGAAGCAAATAACTTCAGAAAAGATAATGATATCATTATTACTGCTGATACAGTGGTAATTCTTGAGGATACGGTCATAAATAAACCTTTTGACAGCGACGATGCCTTTTCCATTTTAAGAAACCTTTCCGGAAATATGCACCTTGTGGTTTCAGGCGTTTGTATCGCTACATCCACCTATCAATATGATCTCGAAGTTACTACTAAGGTATATTTCGATACGATGACCGATGATGAAATAAAATTTTATATCAAAAATTATAAACCATTCGATAAAGCCGGTGCATATGCCATTCAGGAATGGATAGGAATTAATAAGATCTCCAAAATAGAAGGCGATTATTACAATGTAGTGGGATT
The genomic region above belongs to Bacteroidota bacterium and contains:
- a CDS encoding geranylgeranylglycerol-phosphate geranylgeranyltransferase yields the protein MKPWLKLIRPINLIILAATMYFIDAFIMQPNFNTYGIAFTLTEFQFFLLVFSTVLICAAGYIINDYYDVEIDSINKPEKQIIGKFISPQKAFTSYLILSGLGLAIGVYLSIIIGFWKLTTLFVIAIFLLYFYSSSFKRTPLLGNIIVAFLSGLSILLILFFEPALYRLARPADYFIAGMVTKYIIGISIFAFTLTVVREIVKTMEDVEGDKKMGAKTIAVKWGILTSKIVAVLFLVFTIAALLYILLEVLNRDHKIYFYYLNALNLFLLFIGLKIITAKTKLQFNAVSTMVKISMLIGICLMPLYYFIEF
- the maf gene encoding septum formation protein Maf, producing MSIKLASGSPRRSQLLKEAGFEFEILKIDVDESFPQSMPVKDIPLFLAQKKMQEANNFRKDNDIIITADTVVILEDTVINKPFDSDDAFSILRNLSGNMHLVVSGVCIATSTYQYDLEVTTKVYFDTMTDDEIKFYIKNYKPFDKAGAYAIQEWIGINKISKIEGDYYNVVGFPMSKIYPILKTLLEG